The DNA region AGCGGGTCGGTCCGGCTGGTGTGGCTCGGCCAGCGGCGCATCCCCGGGATCGAGCCGGGGCGCGCCCTCAAGGTGCACGGCCGGGTGGCCCAGCGCAACGGCGAACGAGCCATCTTCAACCCGTGGTACGAGCTGCAGCACCCATGACGGACCCCGCCCCCACCGGCGTACCCGATCGCGCACAACTGCCCGCTGCGGACGCCGCCGATCGCCCGCAGCCTGCCGAGGCAGCCGGTCACGCGCAGCGGCCCGCCGGTATAGCCGATCGCCCGCAGCCGCCCGCCGCGGACGCAGCCGATCGGGCGCAGCGGCCCGCCGCGGACGCAGCCGATCGCCCGCAGCCGCCCGCCGCCGAGCCCCCGATGCGGGACCTGGTGCTCGACTCGCTGGGTGGCTGGCGCGGATTCCTCGACGCGGGGCTCCCGTCACTGTGCTTCATCGTCGCCAACGCGATCGGCGGCCTGACGCCGGCGATCTGGGCGGGCGGCGTAGCCGGCGCGGCGGTCTTCCTGCTGCGCGTGCTGCGCAAGGAGAAGATCCAGCAGGCGGTGTCCGGACTGTTCGCGCTCGCGCTCTGCATCTTCATCGCCCGCCAGACCGGCGAGTCCCGGGACTTCTTCGCATTCGGCATCCTGCGCTCGGGCGCTTTCGCTCTGGTGCTGCTGGGCTCGCTGGTGCTGCGCAGGCCGTTGATCGGGTACGCATGGAGCTTCTTCAGCCCGGTCGAGCGGTGGCGGGACGATCCCCGGCTGCTGCGTGTCTTCAACTGGCTCACCGCGATCTGGGCCGGTGGCTTCGCCCTGCGCTTCGTGCTCGAAGGGGTGTTCTACCTCGCCGACAGCACCACGGCGCTGGGCGCAATGCGGATCGCGCTCGGTTACCCGCTCACCTTCGTGATGCTCCTGGTGACTTATCTGATCGCGAGCAAGGCCACGGGCCAGGAGCGTCGGATCCGGCTGCCCGGCCGATTCGGCCGCTA from Cumulibacter manganitolerans includes:
- a CDS encoding DUF3159 domain-containing protein, yielding MTDPAPTGVPDRAQLPAADAADRPQPAEAAGHAQRPAGIADRPQPPAADAADRAQRPAADAADRPQPPAAEPPMRDLVLDSLGGWRGFLDAGLPSLCFIVANAIGGLTPAIWAGGVAGAAVFLLRVLRKEKIQQAVSGLFALALCIFIARQTGESRDFFAFGILRSGAFALVLLGSLVLRRPLIGYAWSFFSPVERWRDDPRLLRVFNWLTAIWAGGFALRFVLEGVFYLADSTTALGAMRIALGYPLTFVMLLVTYLIASKATGQERRIRLPGRFGR